From the Primulina tabacum isolate GXHZ01 chromosome 15, ASM2559414v2, whole genome shotgun sequence genome, one window contains:
- the LOC142527035 gene encoding magnesium transporter MRS2-I-like produces MVGPEFGHVVPVEPSNAVGGLKKKGAGARSWISMDSTGGERVLDVDKYAIMHRVQIHARDLRILDPLLSYPSTILGRERAIVLNLEHIKAIITAEEVLLRDPSDENIVPIVEDLRRRLKSLHAIRDGNLNENNLTMHHDVEMGEEDDSPFEFRALEVALEAICSFLAARTIELESAVYPALDMLTSKISSRNLDRVRKLKSQMTRLTARVQKVRDELEQLLDDDDDMADLYLSRKLAGASPVSGSGAASWFLASPTIGSKISRAGRASIATVRGDENDVEELEMLLEAYFMQIDGTFNKLTTLREYIDNTEDYINIQLDNHRNQLIQLELFLSSGTVCVSIYSLVAGIFGMNIPYTWNDDHGFMFKWVVMVAGASCAAIFVLIVAYARAKGLVGS; encoded by the exons ATGGTGGGTCCGGAATTCGGTCACGTTGTACCGGTGGAGCCTTCGAATGCCGTTGGCGGGTTGAAGAAGAAAGGGGCCGGCGCACGGAGCTGGATTTCAATGGATTCTACGGGTGGAGAAAGGGTGTTGGATGTCGATAAGTACGCGATCATGCATCGCGTGCAGATACACGCGCGTGATCTCCGAATTCTCGACCCTCTCTTGTCTTATCCTTCCACAATTCTCGGCCGTGAGAGAGCCATTGTTCTTAATCTCGAG CATATCAAGGCCATCATCACTGCAGAAGAG GTGTTGCTTCGCGACCCATCGGATGAGAACATTGTTCCTATAGTTGAGGATCTTCGAAGGCGACTGAAATCATTACATGCAATTCGAGATGGTAACTTAAATGAGAACAATTTGACTATGCATCATGATGTTGAAATGGGTGAAGAAGAtg ATTCTCCATTTGAGTTTCGGGCTCTTGAGGTTGCATTGGAAGCAATTTGCAGTTTCCTGGCTGCCCGTACAATAGAATTGGAGAGTGCTGTTTACCCGGCGTTAGATATGCTCACATCAAAG ATTAGTAGCCGTAATTTAGATCGAGTGCGTAAATTAAAGAGTCAAATGACAAGGTTGACAGCTCGTGTACAAAAG GTGAGAGATGAGCTAGAACAGCTTttggatgatgatgatgatatggCAGATCTTTACTTGTCTAGAAAGTTGGCTGGTGCATCACCTGTGAGTGGCTCGGGAGCTGCAAGTTGGTTCCTTGCATCACCTACCATAGGCTCCAAGATATCCCGAGCTGGTAGGGCCAGTATCGCAACTGTTCGAGGAGATGAAAATGATGTTGAGGAGCTTGAGATGTTGCTTGAG GCTTACTTCATGCAAATTGATGGAACATTCAACAAATTGACCACG CTGCGTGAATATATTGATAACACAGAAGATTACATCAATATTCAG CTTGACAATCACCGGAATCAGCTCATTCAG TTGGAGCTCTTTCTCAGCTCTGGGACTGTATGTGTATCCATTTATTCACTGGTGGCCGGAATATTCGGTATGAACATACCTTATACATGGAACGATGATCACGGCTTTATGTTCAAATGG GTTGTTATGGTCGCAGGGGCATCTTGTGCGGCAATCTTCGTGCTAATAGTCGCTTATGCTCGCGCCAAAGGACTTGTCGGATCTTGA